A genomic window from Triticum urartu cultivar G1812 chromosome 7, Tu2.1, whole genome shotgun sequence includes:
- the LOC125525837 gene encoding uncharacterized protein LOC125525837, translated as MLIQQTNCSKPRRRGRRRVRRSGGGVRLGLLLRLRVRLSGIVGLLVRSVEELRCCSARGKIGCSTSRARRPAASLGGSCRRRPAPAERNQSSFYNEAIADCLEFIKSRSTYVPAKDDKIVSLN; from the coding sequence ATGCTGATCCAACAGACGAACTGCAGCAAGCCCCGGCGGCGAGGTCGCCGGCGTGTGCGCCGCAGCGGTGGTGGTGTCCGGCTGGGCTTGCTGCTCCGGCTGCGCGTGCGGCTGTCCGGCATCGTCGGCCTGCTCGTCAGGAGCGTGGAGGAGCTCAGATGCTGCTCCGCCCGTGGCAAGATCGGCTGCTCGACGTCGAGAGCGCGCAGGCCGGCGGCGTCCCTTGGCGGTAGCTGCCGTCGCCGTCCGGCGCCGGCAGAGAGGAATCAGAGCTCCTTCTACAACGAGGCCATAGCAGACTGCTTGGAGTTCATCAAGAGCAGATCGACCTACGTGCCTGCGAAGGATGATAAGATTGTCAGTTTGAATTAG
- the LOC125523042 gene encoding adenine DNA glycosylase produces the protein MAKSPKATTSRRPTRKPRASPAAVPPSADIEDLAPSGVLAGPTSAAPALRSGLLRWYDAHRRDLPWRFSAAPGREGREKRAYAVWVSEVMLQQTRVPVVIDYYSRWMARWPTVETLAAATQEEVNEMWAGLGYYRRARFLLEGANQIAEKGEFPSTASTLRQVRGIGDYTAGAIASIAFNEVTPLVDGNVVRVISRLFAIADNPKESSTVKRFWELAGQLVDPSRPGDFNQAMMELGATLCSKAKPDCSQCPVSGHCQALALSHENPLVGVTDYPRVVPKAKPRRDFAAVCVVQIAQGLEQETAAGKCNSFLLIKRPEEGLLAGLWEFPSVLVDERKTDPLNRRKEMDRYLKQLVDIDVEQESNLVLREDVGQHVHIFSHIRLTMHVELMVLKIKGDVGQVCNKGQGSTKLKLVDESSIDSMGLTSGIRKVYNMVKAFKEKKLLEQSQMPTRKRSRRQKQ, from the exons ATGGCCAAGAGCCCCAAGGCGACCACCAGCCGGCGGCCCACCAGAAAACCGCGGGCCTCCCCCGCTGCCGTGCCCCCCTCGGCGGACATCGAGGACCTGGCGCCGTCGGGTGTCCTGGCGGGGCCCACCTCGGCGGCGCCCGCGCTGCGCTCGGGGTTGCTCCGGTGGTACGACGCGCACCGGCGCGACCTTCCGTGGCGATTCTCCGCGGCGCCGGGGCGCGAGGGCAGGGAGAAGAGGGCGTATGCGGTGTGGGTGTCGGAGGTGATGCTGCAGCAGACGAGGGTGCCCGTCGTCATCGATTACTACTCCCGGTGGATGGCGCGGTGGCCCACCGTGGagaccctcgccgccgccactcaGGAG GAGGTGAATGAGATGTGGGCCGGTCTTGGGTACTACCGGAGGGCACGCTTTCTTCTGGAG GGAGCAAACCAGATTGCGGAAAAGGGGGAATTCCCTAGCACAGCATCAACACTTCGTCAGGTTCGCGGCATCGGGGATTACACAGCAGGCGCCATTGCCTCCATAGCCTTCAATGAG GTCACCCCACTTGTGGATGGAAATGTTGTACGTGTTATCAGCAGACTTTTTGCTATTGCTGATAACCCAAAAGAATCATCAACAGTAAAGAGATTCTG GGAGCTCGCTGGTCAACTGGTCGATCCATCAAGGCCAGGAGACTTCAACCAAGCAATGATGGAACTAGGAGCAACATTGTGCAGCAAGGCTAAGCCTGATTGCTCCCAGTGCCCTGTCTCTGGCCACTGCCAAGCGCTTGCGCTTTCCCATGAAAATCCGTTGGTCGGAGTTACAGACTACCCACGGGTGGTTCCGAAAGCTAAACCGCGTCGTGATTTCGCTGCTGTTTGTGTTGTTCAAATTGCACAAGGCTTGGAGCAAGAGACGGCAGCCGGCAAATGTAATTCCTTTCTCTTGATAAAGAGGCCAGAAGAGGGCCTGCTTGCAGGGCTCTGGGAGTTCCCATCGGTTCTTGTTGACGAACGTAAGACCGACCCGCTCAACAGGAGAAAAGAGATGGATAGGTATTTGAAGCAGTTGGTTGACATAGATGTTGAACAGGAATCCAATCTGGTCCTCAGGGAGGATGTTGGTCAGCATGTTCACATTTTCTCCCACATTCGCTTGACGATGCATGTGGAGCTGATGGTTCTCAAGATCAAAG GTGATGTGGGTCAAGTATGCAACAAGGGACAAGGTAGCACGAAACTGAAACTTGTCGATGAAAGTTCAATCGATTCCATGGGCTTGACATCGGGAATTCGGAAG GTTTACAATATGGTGAAGGCTTTCAAGGAGAAAAAACTATTGGAGCAAAGCCAAATGCCCACGAGGAAAAGGAGCAGACGGCAAAAGCAGTAA